The proteins below are encoded in one region of Candidatus Saccharimonadales bacterium:
- a CDS encoding DUF305 domain-containing protein, whose product MFALTYVAVNAFSDILFSLNKLYMAVIMVVPMVVLMLLFMSHMFENKKLNKLIYLASAALFLLIFVAIRDQTFSDNERFLSSMIPHHSSAIVMCERSELTDPEIITLCEEIVETQKKEIDQMNAIRTRLNR is encoded by the coding sequence ATGTTTGCGCTAACCTATGTCGCGGTTAATGCATTTAGCGATATATTGTTCAGTTTAAATAAACTTTATATGGCCGTGATCATGGTAGTACCTATGGTAGTCCTAATGCTACTGTTCATGAGCCATATGTTTGAGAATAAAAAGCTTAATAAGCTAATCTACCTAGCCAGTGCAGCTCTATTCCTGCTAATTTTTGTAGCCATTCGTGACCAAACTTTTAGTGACAACGAACGTTTCCTTAGCTCTATGATTCCGCATCACTCTAGTGCAATCGTCATGTGTGAGCGTTCAGAGTTAACCGATCCGGAAATCATCACACTCTGTGAAGAGATAGTGGAAACTCAAAAAAAAGAAATCGATCAAATGAATGCCATTCGCACGCGGTTAAACCGGTAG